Proteins from a genomic interval of Medicago truncatula cultivar Jemalong A17 chromosome 3, MtrunA17r5.0-ANR, whole genome shotgun sequence:
- the LOC11439462 gene encoding uncharacterized protein isoform X1: MRQRMRPSPGHIYCISRLIFLPIFHPFIVFVCSVASFRTLRLHMHTPSSMINISVTWRGKKFVVDMNSDATVKDLGEELQKLTDIKEDTMKLIVPQIAGKTSKLLAPFSTEHALLCLQETSITEARSIMMMGVSTNEVEEVLKNAEANLRIAGFEEEEKRLKQKISHGPRVSLKLPQGPYIFCEFRTLEIPGVKLNPPPSEALKRMHMLAADPGIVAVMNKHRWRVGIMTEMAPIGYVGVSPKCILGFNKNHGEEISLRLRTDDLKGFRKYESIKKTLLHELAHMIHSEHDANFYALDKQLNQEAASLDWTRSAGHTLSGMRSSEIYEDDFIEDSSNIPQKLGGSRSDQLMNARESSVIAAYHRMANVSTSNSGESEVNEELGPDHTESSSEENKYTETPIIVDKGLNEPDPDDRIENGMKHEPDPDDSYHEPSHSQTSTVNMDATYLNANDSETSLKSITPAIAVFIKEPAHDEFDAEMNMTEEPDPDDCMVPTPILSTLQTGEPDPDDQELQRINGAMTAVCSRLQKALEMLKSEVNPMQGTSTLQTLLKIIRNAIEHPEMEKYKRLRKANPVIERNILNNKAALEILSVVGFREDVIVDNLGKADAYLVLKRNDPGLLWLAKSTLESSSAC; encoded by the exons ATGCGTCAGCGCATGCGTCCATCTCCCGGTCACATTTATTGTATTTCTCGTCTCATCTTCCTTCCAATTTTTCACCCCTTTATTGTTTTCGTCTGCTCCGTAGCTTCATTTCGGACCCTAAG ATTACATATGCACACTCCATCAAGCATGATCAACATCTCTGTTACATGGAGGGGAAAGAAGTTTGTTGTAGACATGAATTCAGATGCCACTGTGAAGGATCTAGGGGAGGAATTGCAAAAATTAACGGATATCAAAGAAGATACCATGAAGCTTATTGTTCCACAGATTGCCGGCAAAACATCGAAACTGCTGGCTCCCTTTTCAACAGAACATGCACTTTTATGTTTGCAGGAAACTTCCATTACCGAG GCCAGGTCAATTATGATGATGGGTGTGTCAACAAATGAGGTTGAAGAAGTTCTGAAAAATGCAGAAGCGAATTTAAGAATAGCGGGATTTGAGGAGGAGGAAAAGAGACTGAAACAGAAAATTTCACATGGACCTCGTGTTTCATTGAAACTTCCACAAGGGccttatatattttgtgaatttCGCACTCTAGAAATTCCTGGAGTGAAG TTGAATCCTCCTCCTTCTGAGGCCCTGAAAAGAATGCACATGCTTGCTGCAGATCCTGGAATTGTTGCTGTCATGAACAAG CATCGTTGGCGTGTGGGAATCATGACTGAGATGGCTCCCATTGGTTATGTTGGTGTGAGCCCAAAATGCATTCTGGGTTTTAACAAG AATCATGGAGAGGAAATATCATTGCGACTTCGAACCGATGACCTCAAAGGTTTCAGAAAATACGAAAGCATTAAGAAAACTCTACTGCATGAACTT GCTCACATGATACACTCCGAACATGATGCAAACTTTTATGCTCTGGATAAGCAG TTAAATCAAGAAGCTGCTAGTTTAGATTGGACTAGATCTGCCGGCCACACTCTGAGTGGAATGAGGAGTTCTGAAATCTATGAAGATGATTTTATAGAAGACAGTAGCAATATTCCACAGAAGCTTGGAGGTAGTAGGTCAGATCAGCTAATGAATGCTCGTGAATCTTCAGTTATTGCTGCTTACCATAGGATGGCTAATGTTTCCACCAGCAATTCGGGAGAGTCTGAAGTAAATGAAGAGTTGGGTCCCGATCATACGGAATCTTCCTCTGAAGAAAACAAATACACTGAAACACCCATCATTGTTGACAAAGGACTTAATGAGCCTGATCCTGATGATCGTATTGAAAATGGAATGAAACATGAACCTGATCCAGATGATTCTTATCATG AACCTTCACATTCTCAGACAAGTACAGTGAATATGGATGCAACATATCTTAATGCAAATGATTCAGAAACATCTTTGAAGTCTATTACTCCAGCTATTG CCGTGTTTATAAAAGAACCTGCTCATGATGAATTTGATGCAGAAATGAATATGACTGAAGAACCTGATCCTGATGATTGCATGGTTCCCACACCGATATTATCTACATTGCAGACTGGTGAGCCAGATCCCGATGACCAAGAACTCCAGCGGATAAATGGTGCTATGACTGCTGTTTGTAGCCGATTGCAGAAGGCCTTGGAGATGCTGAAAAGTGAAGTTAATCCAATGCAAGGCACTTCAACTCTCCAAACTCTGTTGAAAATAATTAG GAATGCGATTGAACATCCTGAAATGGAAAAATACAAGAGATTGCGGAAG GCTAATCCTGTCATTGAGAGGAATATCCTAAATAATAAAG CTGCCTTGGAAATTCTTTCGGTGGTTGGCTTCAGAGAAGATGTTATAGTTGACAATCTTGGGAAGGCAGATGCATACTTGGTGCTGAAGCGGAACGATCCCGGCTTATTGTGGCTAGCTAAGTCAACCCTTGAGTCAAGCAGCGCTTGCTAG
- the LOC11439462 gene encoding uncharacterized protein isoform X2, with protein sequence MRQRMRPSPGHIYCISRLIFLPIFHPFIVFVCSVASFRTLRLHMHTPSSMINISVTWRGKKFVVDMNSDATVKDLGEELQKLTDIKEDTMKLIVPQIAGKTSKLLAPFSTEHALLCLQETSITEARSIMMMGVSTNEVEEVLKNAEANLRIAGFEEEEKRLKQKISHGPRVSLKLPQGPYIFCEFRTLEIPGVKLNPPPSEALKRMHMLAADPGIVAVMNKHRWRVGIMTEMAPIGYVGVSPKCILGFNKNHGEEISLRLRTDDLKGFRKYESIKKTLLHELAHMIHSEHDANFYALDKQLNQEAASLDWTRSAGHTLSGMRSSEIYEDDFIEDSSNIPQKLGGSRSDQLMNARESSVIAAYHRMANVSTSNSGESEVNEELGPDHTESSSEENKYTETPIIVDKGLNEPDPDDRIENGMKHEPDPDDSYHEPSHSQTSTVNMDATYLNANDSETSLKSITPAIEMNMTEEPDPDDCMVPTPILSTLQTGEPDPDDQELQRINGAMTAVCSRLQKALEMLKSEVNPMQGTSTLQTLLKIIRNAIEHPEMEKYKRLRKANPVIERNILNNKAALEILSVVGFREDVIVDNLGKADAYLVLKRNDPGLLWLAKSTLESSSAC encoded by the exons ATGCGTCAGCGCATGCGTCCATCTCCCGGTCACATTTATTGTATTTCTCGTCTCATCTTCCTTCCAATTTTTCACCCCTTTATTGTTTTCGTCTGCTCCGTAGCTTCATTTCGGACCCTAAG ATTACATATGCACACTCCATCAAGCATGATCAACATCTCTGTTACATGGAGGGGAAAGAAGTTTGTTGTAGACATGAATTCAGATGCCACTGTGAAGGATCTAGGGGAGGAATTGCAAAAATTAACGGATATCAAAGAAGATACCATGAAGCTTATTGTTCCACAGATTGCCGGCAAAACATCGAAACTGCTGGCTCCCTTTTCAACAGAACATGCACTTTTATGTTTGCAGGAAACTTCCATTACCGAG GCCAGGTCAATTATGATGATGGGTGTGTCAACAAATGAGGTTGAAGAAGTTCTGAAAAATGCAGAAGCGAATTTAAGAATAGCGGGATTTGAGGAGGAGGAAAAGAGACTGAAACAGAAAATTTCACATGGACCTCGTGTTTCATTGAAACTTCCACAAGGGccttatatattttgtgaatttCGCACTCTAGAAATTCCTGGAGTGAAG TTGAATCCTCCTCCTTCTGAGGCCCTGAAAAGAATGCACATGCTTGCTGCAGATCCTGGAATTGTTGCTGTCATGAACAAG CATCGTTGGCGTGTGGGAATCATGACTGAGATGGCTCCCATTGGTTATGTTGGTGTGAGCCCAAAATGCATTCTGGGTTTTAACAAG AATCATGGAGAGGAAATATCATTGCGACTTCGAACCGATGACCTCAAAGGTTTCAGAAAATACGAAAGCATTAAGAAAACTCTACTGCATGAACTT GCTCACATGATACACTCCGAACATGATGCAAACTTTTATGCTCTGGATAAGCAG TTAAATCAAGAAGCTGCTAGTTTAGATTGGACTAGATCTGCCGGCCACACTCTGAGTGGAATGAGGAGTTCTGAAATCTATGAAGATGATTTTATAGAAGACAGTAGCAATATTCCACAGAAGCTTGGAGGTAGTAGGTCAGATCAGCTAATGAATGCTCGTGAATCTTCAGTTATTGCTGCTTACCATAGGATGGCTAATGTTTCCACCAGCAATTCGGGAGAGTCTGAAGTAAATGAAGAGTTGGGTCCCGATCATACGGAATCTTCCTCTGAAGAAAACAAATACACTGAAACACCCATCATTGTTGACAAAGGACTTAATGAGCCTGATCCTGATGATCGTATTGAAAATGGAATGAAACATGAACCTGATCCAGATGATTCTTATCATG AACCTTCACATTCTCAGACAAGTACAGTGAATATGGATGCAACATATCTTAATGCAAATGATTCAGAAACATCTTTGAAGTCTATTACTCCAGCTATTG AAATGAATATGACTGAAGAACCTGATCCTGATGATTGCATGGTTCCCACACCGATATTATCTACATTGCAGACTGGTGAGCCAGATCCCGATGACCAAGAACTCCAGCGGATAAATGGTGCTATGACTGCTGTTTGTAGCCGATTGCAGAAGGCCTTGGAGATGCTGAAAAGTGAAGTTAATCCAATGCAAGGCACTTCAACTCTCCAAACTCTGTTGAAAATAATTAG GAATGCGATTGAACATCCTGAAATGGAAAAATACAAGAGATTGCGGAAG GCTAATCCTGTCATTGAGAGGAATATCCTAAATAATAAAG CTGCCTTGGAAATTCTTTCGGTGGTTGGCTTCAGAGAAGATGTTATAGTTGACAATCTTGGGAAGGCAGATGCATACTTGGTGCTGAAGCGGAACGATCCCGGCTTATTGTGGCTAGCTAAGTCAACCCTTGAGTCAAGCAGCGCTTGCTAG